One window from the genome of Crateriforma spongiae encodes:
- a CDS encoding SLC5 family protein, with protein sequence MTGIDVVSFVAFFLVVVGISLWKSLREGASRDESDYFLGGRSLSWPIIGISIVAANISSEQMVGMAGSGAAEQGLAVAAWQLMGSVFICLVAITLLPRFLQAGIYTMPEFLEYRYNTLARSIMAIVTVAIYVGVLLTAVLYTGATALEVLLGVPMSTGVWIIGAIGTLYAATGGLKAIAYADLIQGSALLIGGLIVFVLGLSASGGWADFSAANSDKLKLLLFKGHPGYDQLPWYTVFTGMWIVMIYYCGLNQFIVQRNLAAKTLRDGQLGMLFAGALWLLIPFAIVMPGIMAGNLYADELAGKSDAAYPTLIKNLVGPGLRGFIFAAIAGAIISTLASLLNSASTIASIDIFQRLIRPQASDKTVVRLGRILTVTFVVMGCFTAPLLTDGVFTFIQQFQGFIWPGVVAAFLGAFLLPRAPAAAGSVALLLGPVMYAILQILNKEGLFADVLSERVLHLHFLTQVLVCFAIIFATMWIMTFLRPNQTPKKLPVREDIELKTEPIVRVCAAMVVTSVVVMFLIFR encoded by the coding sequence ATGACTGGCATCGATGTTGTTTCTTTCGTCGCTTTTTTCCTTGTCGTCGTCGGAATCAGTCTTTGGAAGAGTCTTCGAGAGGGGGCGTCGCGAGACGAATCGGATTACTTCCTAGGTGGCCGGTCACTGTCTTGGCCGATCATTGGTATTTCGATTGTCGCTGCCAATATTTCATCCGAGCAGATGGTTGGAATGGCCGGCAGCGGTGCTGCCGAACAGGGACTTGCCGTGGCCGCCTGGCAATTGATGGGATCAGTGTTTATCTGCCTGGTTGCGATCACGTTGTTGCCTCGGTTTCTGCAGGCGGGGATCTACACGATGCCCGAGTTCTTAGAATATCGATACAACACGCTGGCCCGCAGCATCATGGCGATTGTGACGGTCGCCATTTACGTCGGTGTGCTGCTGACCGCGGTGCTTTACACGGGCGCAACGGCGCTGGAAGTGCTGCTGGGTGTGCCAATGTCCACAGGGGTTTGGATCATCGGTGCAATCGGGACCTTGTACGCGGCAACCGGAGGTCTGAAAGCGATTGCCTATGCCGATTTGATTCAGGGCAGCGCGCTGCTCATTGGTGGGTTGATCGTGTTTGTCCTCGGGCTTTCCGCCAGCGGCGGTTGGGCCGATTTCAGTGCTGCGAACTCGGACAAATTGAAGCTGCTGTTATTCAAAGGGCATCCCGGTTACGACCAATTGCCGTGGTACACCGTGTTCACCGGTATGTGGATCGTGATGATCTACTACTGCGGTTTGAATCAATTCATCGTGCAACGGAATCTCGCGGCAAAGACCCTGCGAGATGGTCAACTGGGAATGCTCTTTGCCGGTGCTTTGTGGTTGTTGATTCCTTTCGCAATCGTCATGCCGGGAATCATGGCAGGCAATCTTTATGCCGACGAATTGGCCGGAAAGTCGGATGCGGCGTATCCGACGTTGATCAAGAATTTGGTCGGGCCAGGGCTTCGAGGTTTCATCTTTGCCGCGATTGCCGGAGCGATCATCTCGACCTTGGCGTCGCTGTTGAACTCGGCGTCCACGATCGCGTCGATCGATATCTTTCAGCGACTCATTCGACCGCAGGCATCCGACAAAACAGTGGTGCGATTGGGGCGGATCCTGACCGTGACATTTGTCGTCATGGGTTGCTTCACGGCCCCGCTACTTACCGACGGCGTGTTCACTTTTATCCAGCAGTTCCAGGGATTCATTTGGCCGGGCGTGGTGGCTGCTTTTTTGGGAGCGTTTTTGTTGCCCAGGGCGCCCGCCGCCGCCGGTTCCGTTGCACTTCTGTTGGGCCCGGTGATGTACGCAATTTTACAGATTCTAAACAAGGAAGGACTGTTTGCGGATGTGCTGTCAGAGCGAGTTCTTCATCTGCATTTCTTGACTCAAGTTTTGGTTTGTTTCGCGATCATCTTTGCCACGATGTGGATCATGACATTCCTGCGGCCTAACCAAACACCCAAAAAACTTCCTGTTCGAGAAGACATCGAGCTGAAAACGGAACCGATCGTCCGGGTATGCGCCGCGATGGTTGTTACCAGCGTGGTTGTCATGTTTCTGATATTTCGATAA